In Hwangdonia lutea, a single window of DNA contains:
- a CDS encoding methylmalonyl-CoA mutase family protein — protein sequence MIQTAPYKPKHKVRIVTAASLFDGHDASINIMRRIIQATGVEVIHLGHDRSVDEVVNTAIQEDANAICLTSYQGGHNEYFKYMFDLLKERGAGHIKIFGGGGGVILPNEIEDLMAYGITRIYSPDDGRKMGLQGMINDLVEQSDFAIGDIINVKINDLSKDNPKAIARVISSAENFPEIAKETLEKIHKKNQNCKTPVLGITGTGGAGKSSLVDELVRRFLIDFPEKTVGLISVDPSKRKTGGALLGDRIRMNAINSPRVYMRSLATRQSNLSISKHVNEAVEVLKAAEYDLIILETSGIGQSDTEIIEHSDVSLYVMTPEFGAATQLEKIDMLDFADLVAINKFDKRGAKDALRDVKKQYMRNHLLWDTKSEDLPVFGTIASQFNDPGMNTLYKAVLDKLVEKTDADLKSTFEISKQMSEKIFVIPPARTRYLSEIAECNRSYDETAKQQAEVAQKLYGIYKTICSVAVISNESEKSHLSKFGINQDEILEHARNNKNNVIPTEGGTTDEKSQKQLLQLLFKEFDRVKLNLDPYNWEIITGWDKKVNRYKDPIYSFKVRDKEIKIETHTESLSHVQIPKVALPKYQAWGDILKWCLQENVPGEFPYASGLYPFKRTGEDPARMFAGEGGPERTNRRFHYVSAGLPAKRLSTAFDSVTLYGNDPDLRPDIYGKIGNAGVSICCLDDAKKLYSGFNLADVMTSVSMTINGPAPMLLGFFMNAAIDQQCEIYIKEHGLESDVEAKIAKVYKNKERPQYNGELPEGNNGLGLMLLGVTGDQVLPKAVYAEIKKNTIAQVRGTVQADILKEDQAQNTCIFSTEFALRLMGDVQEYFIKNNVRNFYSVSISGYHIAEAGANPITQLALTLSNGFTYVEYYLSRGMDINKFGPNLSFFFSNGIDPEYAVIGRVARKIWAKAMKHKYGANARAQMLKYHIQTSGRSLHAQEIDFNDIRTTLQALYAIYDNCNSLHTNAYDEAITTPTEESVRRAMAIQLIINKELGLAKNENPIQGSFIIEELTDLVEEAVLLEFDRITERGGVLGAMETMYQRSKIQEESLYYETLKHNGDFPIIGVNTFLSSKGSPTIIPKEVIRATEDEKQFQIKTLENLHKTNDTKVLLKDLQTKAIHNENIFEALMEVCKVCSLGEITSALFEVGGQYRRNM from the coding sequence ATGATACAAACAGCACCTTATAAACCAAAACATAAAGTAAGAATAGTAACCGCAGCATCACTTTTTGATGGGCACGATGCCTCCATAAATATCATGCGGCGCATTATTCAAGCAACTGGTGTTGAAGTGATTCATTTGGGGCACGATCGCAGCGTTGATGAAGTTGTAAATACGGCCATTCAAGAAGATGCCAATGCCATTTGTTTAACCTCGTACCAAGGTGGGCATAACGAGTATTTTAAGTATATGTTCGATTTGCTTAAAGAACGAGGCGCAGGACATATTAAAATTTTTGGCGGTGGCGGTGGCGTGATTCTACCCAACGAAATTGAGGATTTAATGGCTTATGGAATCACACGTATTTATTCACCAGACGATGGTCGTAAAATGGGCTTACAAGGCATGATTAATGATTTGGTCGAACAATCTGATTTTGCCATTGGAGATATTATAAATGTTAAAATCAATGATTTATCAAAGGATAACCCAAAAGCGATTGCACGGGTTATTTCATCGGCCGAAAATTTCCCGGAAATAGCTAAAGAAACTTTAGAAAAAATACACAAAAAGAATCAAAATTGCAAAACACCGGTTTTAGGAATTACAGGAACTGGCGGCGCGGGGAAATCATCCTTAGTCGATGAATTGGTGCGTCGTTTTTTAATTGATTTTCCAGAAAAAACGGTGGGATTAATTTCTGTCGATCCTTCAAAACGAAAAACAGGAGGCGCCCTGTTGGGCGATAGAATTAGAATGAACGCCATTAACTCGCCACGTGTTTATATGCGCAGTTTGGCAACGCGTCAGTCTAACCTTTCCATATCAAAACACGTCAATGAAGCCGTTGAGGTTTTAAAAGCTGCCGAATATGATTTGATTATTCTGGAAACCTCTGGAATTGGTCAATCCGATACCGAAATCATCGAACATTCCGATGTCTCGTTGTATGTCATGACGCCGGAATTTGGAGCTGCTACACAATTGGAGAAAATCGATATGCTGGATTTTGCAGATTTGGTTGCCATTAACAAATTTGATAAACGAGGGGCTAAAGATGCTTTGCGCGATGTGAAAAAGCAATATATGCGTAACCATTTGTTATGGGACACAAAATCTGAAGATTTACCAGTTTTTGGTACCATTGCGTCTCAATTTAACGACCCAGGCATGAACACGCTTTATAAAGCTGTCTTGGATAAATTGGTTGAAAAGACTGATGCCGATTTAAAATCGACGTTTGAAATTTCAAAACAAATGAGCGAAAAGATTTTTGTAATTCCGCCGGCAAGAACACGTTATTTATCTGAAATTGCTGAGTGTAATCGTTCCTATGATGAAACAGCAAAACAACAAGCTGAGGTTGCACAAAAACTTTACGGAATTTATAAAACGATTTGTAGCGTTGCTGTCATTTCGAACGAAAGTGAGAAATCTCATTTGAGTAAATTTGGAATCAATCAGGATGAGATTCTTGAACACGCTCGTAATAACAAAAACAATGTCATTCCGACAGAAGGAGGAACGACTGACGAGAAATCCCAAAAACAGTTATTGCAGTTGCTTTTTAAAGAATTCGACCGCGTAAAACTAAACCTCGACCCTTATAATTGGGAAATCATTACCGGTTGGGACAAAAAAGTAAATAGGTATAAAGACCCTATCTATTCCTTTAAAGTAAGAGACAAAGAAATTAAAATTGAAACCCATACCGAGTCGCTTTCACATGTGCAAATTCCTAAAGTTGCTTTACCAAAATATCAAGCTTGGGGCGACATTTTAAAATGGTGCTTGCAAGAAAATGTTCCAGGCGAATTTCCTTATGCTTCGGGCTTATATCCGTTTAAGCGAACCGGTGAAGATCCGGCAAGAATGTTTGCGGGTGAAGGCGGACCAGAACGTACCAACAGACGTTTCCACTATGTGAGTGCAGGGTTGCCAGCCAAACGATTGTCCACTGCTTTTGATAGTGTTACGCTTTATGGAAACGACCCGGATTTACGTCCGGATATTTACGGTAAAATTGGAAATGCGGGCGTTTCTATTTGCTGTTTAGACGATGCCAAAAAACTGTATTCCGGTTTCAATTTAGCCGATGTGATGACATCCGTGAGTATGACCATCAATGGTCCCGCACCTATGTTGTTAGGATTTTTTATGAATGCAGCCATCGACCAGCAATGTGAAATTTACATTAAAGAGCATGGTTTAGAAAGTGATGTTGAAGCTAAAATAGCTAAGGTTTATAAAAACAAAGAACGCCCTCAGTACAATGGTGAATTACCGGAAGGAAACAATGGTTTAGGTTTAATGCTTTTAGGAGTTACTGGCGATCAAGTGTTGCCAAAAGCCGTTTACGCTGAAATTAAAAAGAACACGATTGCACAGGTTCGCGGCACCGTTCAAGCCGATATTTTAAAAGAAGACCAAGCACAAAACACCTGTATTTTTTCAACAGAATTTGCATTGCGTTTAATGGGCGATGTACAAGAATATTTTATTAAAAATAACGTGCGTAATTTCTATTCGGTTTCTATTTCTGGGTATCATATTGCCGAAGCGGGAGCCAATCCTATTACCCAATTGGCGCTCACCTTATCCAATGGGTTCACTTACGTGGAATATTATTTAAGCCGCGGTATGGATATCAATAAGTTTGGTCCGAATTTATCCTTTTTCTTTTCTAACGGCATCGACCCAGAATATGCGGTAATTGGTCGTGTTGCCCGAAAAATTTGGGCCAAGGCCATGAAACATAAATATGGTGCCAATGCTCGGGCACAAATGCTAAAATACCATATTCAAACCTCTGGACGAAGTTTGCACGCGCAGGAAATTGACTTTAATGATATCCGCACCACACTACAAGCATTATATGCTATTTACGATAATTGTAACTCGTTGCACACCAATGCATACGACGAAGCGATTACAACACCGACCGAAGAATCGGTTCGTCGTGCTATGGCCATTCAACTTATTATCAATAAAGAATTAGGACTGGCTAAAAATGAAAACCCCATTCAAGGCTCCTTTATTATTGAAGAATTAACCGATTTAGTTGAAGAAGCAGTGCTTTTAGAGTTTGATAGAATTACAGAACGCGGTGGTGTTTTAGGCGCAATGGAAACCATGTATCAACGGAGCAAAATACAAGAAGAAAGTTTGTATTACGAAACCTTGAAACACAATGGCGATTTCCCGATTATTGGGGTAAATACGTTTTTAAGCTCAAAAGGATCACCAACCATTATACCTAAAGAAGTGATTCGAGCCACCGAAGATGAAAAGCAATTCCAAATAAAAACTTTAGAAAATCTTCATAAGACAAACGATACAAAAGTCTTATTGAAAGACCTTCAAACCAAAGCCATTCACAACGAAAATATTTTTGAAGCTTTAATGGAGGTTTGTAAAGTATGCTCTTTAGGTGAAATTACTTCAGCGCTCTTTGAAGTGGGTGGACAGTATCGTAGAAATATGTAA
- the accD gene encoding acetyl-CoA carboxylase, carboxyltransferase subunit beta, whose amino-acid sequence MSWFKRKDKGIHTSTQEKKDTPKGLWYKSPTGKIVDTKELEQNFYVSPEDGYHVRIGSKEYFEILFDDNKFKELDANLESKDPLKFVDTKKYPERLKAAQNKTKLKDAVRSAVGKSKGKDLVVACMDFAFIGGSMGSVVGEKIARAADYALKNKLPFMIISKSGGARMMEAALSLMQLAKTSVKLAQLADAGIPYISLCTDPTTGGTTASFAMLGDINIAEPGALIGFAGPRIVRDTTGKELPEGFQTSEFLLEHGFLDFITHRKELKNKVNQYIDLITNQPLRD is encoded by the coding sequence ATGTCTTGGTTTAAAAGAAAAGATAAAGGAATACATACCAGTACACAAGAAAAAAAGGATACCCCAAAAGGGCTTTGGTACAAATCGCCAACAGGTAAAATTGTTGACACAAAAGAATTGGAACAGAATTTTTACGTAAGTCCAGAAGACGGTTACCATGTAAGAATTGGCAGTAAAGAATATTTCGAAATTCTTTTCGACGACAATAAGTTTAAAGAACTCGATGCCAATTTAGAATCCAAAGACCCTCTAAAATTTGTTGACACCAAAAAATACCCCGAGCGTTTAAAAGCCGCACAGAATAAAACCAAATTAAAAGATGCCGTACGAAGTGCGGTAGGCAAATCAAAAGGAAAAGATTTAGTAGTGGCCTGTATGGATTTTGCTTTTATTGGAGGCTCAATGGGTAGCGTTGTTGGCGAAAAAATTGCACGAGCTGCAGACTATGCCTTAAAAAACAAACTACCTTTTATGATTATTTCTAAATCTGGAGGTGCACGTATGATGGAAGCTGCCTTATCGCTTATGCAGTTGGCCAAAACATCGGTAAAGTTAGCGCAACTAGCCGATGCCGGCATACCTTATATTTCGCTATGTACCGACCCCACAACGGGAGGCACAACCGCATCGTTCGCCATGTTGGGCGATATCAATATTGCAGAACCCGGTGCTTTAATAGGTTTTGCAGGACCGCGAATTGTAAGAGACACCACAGGAAAAGAATTGCCCGAAGGGTTCCAAACCTCTGAATTTTTATTGGAACACGGATTTTTAGATTTTATTACCCACAGAAAAGAACTTAAAAACAAGGTGAATCAATATATCGATTTAATTACCAATCAACCTTTAAGAGATTAG
- the fbaA gene encoding class II fructose-bisphosphate aldolase, with product MGHNIKPGVATGLEVQAIFNHAKANNYALPAVNVIGSDTINGVLETARDLNAPVIIQFSNGGAQFNAGKGLSNDGQKAAIAGAVAGAKHVHTLAEAYGVPVILHTDHCAKKLLPWIDGLLDASEVHYKETGKSLFSSHMIDLSEEPLEENIAICKTYLERMSKMGMTLEIELGITGGEEDGVDNTDVDDSKLYTQPEEVAYAYEELSKVSDQFTIAAAFGNVHGVYKPGNVKLTPKILKNSQEYISEKYGVEHNHIDFVFHGGSGSTVEEIREGISYGVIKMNIDTDLQYAFMSGIRDYMGEKAEYLKSQIGNPDGEDVPNKKYYDPRVWLREGEKTFVTRLKKAFEDLNNVNTL from the coding sequence ATGGGACACAATATAAAACCAGGTGTTGCAACAGGCTTAGAAGTACAAGCTATTTTTAACCACGCAAAAGCTAATAATTATGCACTTCCTGCGGTTAACGTTATTGGTTCAGATACGATAAACGGTGTTTTAGAAACGGCAAGAGATTTAAACGCTCCGGTAATTATTCAATTTTCAAATGGTGGCGCTCAATTTAATGCAGGCAAGGGATTAAGCAACGATGGGCAAAAAGCGGCTATTGCCGGTGCCGTTGCAGGTGCAAAGCATGTACACACATTGGCAGAGGCTTATGGTGTTCCCGTAATTTTACATACCGATCACTGTGCAAAAAAACTATTGCCTTGGATTGATGGTTTATTAGATGCCAGCGAAGTGCATTATAAAGAAACCGGAAAATCATTGTTCAGTTCGCACATGATTGACCTTTCCGAAGAACCTTTAGAAGAAAACATTGCCATTTGTAAAACCTATTTAGAGCGCATGTCTAAAATGGGCATGACTTTAGAAATTGAATTGGGTATTACAGGCGGCGAAGAAGATGGTGTGGATAATACCGATGTAGACGATTCTAAACTTTACACACAACCCGAAGAAGTAGCCTACGCTTACGAAGAACTAAGCAAAGTAAGCGACCAGTTTACAATTGCTGCGGCGTTTGGTAACGTACACGGCGTTTACAAACCAGGAAACGTTAAGTTAACACCAAAAATATTAAAGAATTCACAAGAATATATCTCAGAAAAATACGGCGTAGAGCATAATCATATCGATTTTGTATTCCACGGTGGCTCTGGTTCAACGGTTGAAGAAATTCGCGAAGGCATCAGCTACGGTGTTATCAAAATGAATATCGATACCGATTTACAATACGCATTTATGAGCGGCATTCGCGACTATATGGGCGAAAAAGCGGAGTACTTAAAATCGCAAATAGGCAATCCCGATGGCGAGGATGTGCCAAACAAAAAATATTACGACCCAAGAGTTTGGCTACGCGAAGGCGAAAAAACATTTGTAACGCGCTTAAAAAAGGCATTCGAAGATTTAAATAACGTAAACACCTTATAA
- a CDS encoding BamA/TamA family outer membrane protein, producing the protein MQQQFLKIILLIFIAGYFTSCNTVKRVADDEHLLVENTVYVNDKKNNSETITSLLHQKPNSKLPLIGNLRLNIYNLARPNRDSIFEAWLDKKPKRRERLKKAYSQKQVDKLKASALGFNNWLKNTGEPPVIVDEEKTIKTTKRLESYYKFNGWSNVDVDYEINKKDNQRASIDYFVKHGKPYIIDSITKNIKSPIIDSLYKHGKQRAIIKQNDQLVYANLGLERNRIATQMRNSGVYHFNQDYIMFNVDTINTNKKANIDVIIQNRAIRTQDTTIRRPFKIYKIKDVNIFTDYTFENRNEPFQDSMSYNSYKLYSFNKMRYRPKALTDAVFINPGTVFRDLDRTRSYRHISELRTFKYPDINYIENPDSTLTANIYLTPLKKFGLGFSAEVSKSNIQAIGFSLNPSLLIRNIFRGAETFEISAIGAIGASDDASNNSKQFFDINEIGVDLKLTIPRLFSPFYTENIIPKYMLPKTRISLSATSQTNIGLDKQTFTGTFNYKWSPTSIGTNRLDLFNVQYVRNLNVGNYFGIYQNAYRTLENIALDTYNTPPEFITLDDNGNEILIKESADDFIDLVINDNSFEASNPTEYKTVNSIDERKKRLTENNLILSSSFSFIQDKRQNLFDENFSIFRFKVEAAGNLLANASKLLGLNKNANNRYELFNVAYSQYIKTEFDYVKHWDLGRKNVLALRGFFGIAIPYGNSSSIPFSKSFFAGGANDNRAWTAYSLGPGSSETSDEFNEANLKLAFSVEQRFNIFEKLNGAVFIDTGNIWNALDDVKEDSATFTGFNSLKDIAIGSGFGFRYDFSFFVFRFDIGFKTYDPSYRAQNRWFNDYNFANAVYNIGINYPF; encoded by the coding sequence TTGCAACAACAATTCTTAAAAATAATACTATTAATTTTTATTGCAGGATATTTTACCTCTTGTAATACGGTTAAAAGAGTTGCTGATGACGAGCATCTTCTTGTAGAAAACACGGTTTACGTAAACGACAAAAAAAACAATTCCGAAACGATTACCAGTTTACTTCACCAAAAGCCAAACAGCAAGCTCCCTTTAATTGGTAATTTAAGACTGAACATTTACAATTTAGCTCGACCAAACCGAGATTCTATTTTCGAAGCTTGGTTAGATAAAAAACCCAAACGACGCGAGCGATTAAAAAAAGCATATTCACAAAAGCAAGTCGACAAACTTAAAGCCTCGGCTTTAGGTTTTAACAATTGGCTAAAAAACACAGGAGAACCACCGGTAATTGTAGATGAGGAAAAAACCATTAAAACTACAAAGCGCTTAGAATCTTATTATAAATTTAACGGTTGGAGCAATGTTGACGTAGATTATGAGATTAACAAAAAAGACAACCAGCGCGCAAGTATAGATTATTTTGTAAAACACGGTAAGCCCTATATTATAGATTCCATAACAAAAAACATAAAATCGCCTATTATTGATTCGTTGTACAAACATGGAAAACAACGTGCTATTATTAAACAAAACGATCAATTGGTTTATGCGAATTTAGGACTTGAACGCAACCGCATTGCTACCCAAATGCGTAACTCTGGCGTGTATCATTTCAATCAAGATTACATTATGTTTAATGTTGATACGATTAATACCAATAAGAAAGCCAACATCGATGTCATCATTCAAAACAGAGCCATTAGAACTCAGGATACCACTATACGCAGACCTTTTAAGATATATAAAATAAAGGATGTTAATATATTTACCGACTACACCTTTGAAAACAGAAACGAGCCCTTTCAGGATTCCATGTCCTACAACAGTTACAAATTATACAGTTTTAACAAAATGCGATACCGCCCAAAGGCCTTAACAGATGCGGTATTTATTAACCCAGGAACTGTTTTTAGGGATTTGGACCGTACACGCTCCTACAGGCACATTAGCGAATTGCGAACCTTTAAATATCCAGATATAAATTATATTGAAAACCCCGATTCTACCCTAACGGCAAATATTTATTTAACACCTTTAAAGAAATTTGGTTTGGGCTTTAGTGCCGAAGTCTCTAAAAGCAACATACAAGCCATTGGGTTTTCATTAAACCCCAGTTTGCTTATCAGGAATATTTTTAGAGGTGCAGAAACTTTCGAAATTTCGGCCATTGGCGCTATTGGTGCTTCAGATGATGCGAGCAATAATAGCAAACAGTTTTTTGATATTAATGAAATTGGTGTCGATTTAAAACTAACTATCCCACGGTTATTTTCGCCGTTTTATACTGAAAATATCATCCCGAAATACATGTTGCCCAAAACCAGGATTAGTTTATCGGCAACCAGTCAAACTAACATAGGTTTAGACAAGCAAACCTTTACCGGAACATTTAACTACAAATGGAGCCCTACGAGCATTGGCACAAACCGACTCGATTTATTTAATGTGCAATATGTTAGAAACCTTAATGTTGGCAATTATTTTGGTATCTATCAAAATGCGTATAGAACCTTAGAGAATATCGCTTTAGATACGTACAATACCCCTCCCGAATTCATTACCTTAGATGATAATGGTAACGAAATTTTAATTAAAGAAAGTGCCGACGATTTTATCGATTTGGTTATAAACGACAACAGTTTTGAAGCCAGCAACCCAACCGAATATAAAACCGTAAACAGTATTGACGAACGCAAAAAACGACTCACCGAAAACAACCTGATTTTATCATCGAGTTTTAGTTTTATACAAGATAAACGCCAAAACCTATTTGACGAAAATTTTTCTATTTTCCGGTTTAAGGTTGAAGCCGCGGGAAATTTGCTTGCCAATGCCTCAAAACTTTTAGGCCTAAATAAAAATGCCAATAATCGTTATGAGCTTTTTAACGTGGCTTATTCGCAATACATTAAAACGGAATTTGATTATGTGAAACATTGGGATTTGGGCAGAAAAAACGTATTGGCGCTACGCGGTTTTTTTGGTATCGCCATTCCTTACGGCAACTCATCAAGCATTCCTTTTTCCAAAAGTTTCTTTGCTGGTGGCGCCAACGATAATCGCGCTTGGACCGCATATAGTTTAGGCCCGGGAAGCTCTGAAACATCAGACGAGTTTAACGAAGCTAACTTAAAATTGGCTTTTAGCGTCGAGCAGCGTTTTAATATTTTCGAAAAACTAAACGGTGCTGTTTTTATTGATACGGGTAACATTTGGAATGCTCTCGACGATGTAAAAGAAGACAGCGCTACCTTTACCGGTTTCAATTCCCTTAAAGACATCGCTATTGGCTCTGGTTTCGGTTTTCGCTACGACTTTAGTTTTTTTGTGTTCCGTTTCGATATCGGCTTTAAAACCTACGACCCTTCATACCGAGCTCAAAACCGTTGGTTTAACGATTATAACTTTGCCAATGCCGTTTATAATATTGGAATCAACTACCCATTCTAA
- a CDS encoding TrmH family RNA methyltransferase, whose product MLSKSQIKLITKLKQKKYRLQHGFFVVEGIKTIQELLQSKLTLYTLFTTETFNIDAKDEVLITETELKRISFLTTPNKALAVFKIPKPKPINTTGLILALDAVRDPGNLGTIIRLCDWFGITDLVCSNETVDCFNPKVIQATMGSISRVNINYVDLVDFFNETNLPVFGAFMEGENVYTKQLPKAGVLVMGNEANGISKAIEAVITEKISIPRFGNLQATESLNVATATAILLSEFRRG is encoded by the coding sequence ATGCTCTCAAAAAGTCAGATAAAATTAATAACGAAATTAAAGCAAAAAAAATATAGACTGCAGCATGGTTTTTTTGTTGTTGAGGGCATAAAAACAATTCAAGAATTGTTGCAATCTAAATTAACGCTTTACACTTTATTTACCACTGAAACCTTCAATATTGATGCCAAAGACGAAGTTTTAATTACTGAAACAGAATTAAAACGCATTAGTTTTTTAACCACACCAAATAAGGCATTGGCCGTTTTTAAAATTCCGAAACCAAAACCCATAAATACAACCGGACTAATTTTAGCACTCGACGCTGTTAGAGACCCCGGAAATTTAGGCACCATTATTAGACTTTGCGATTGGTTTGGTATTACCGATTTGGTGTGTAGTAACGAAACGGTTGATTGTTTTAACCCGAAAGTTATTCAAGCCACCATGGGCTCCATAAGCCGAGTGAATATAAATTATGTGGATTTGGTTGATTTTTTTAATGAAACAAATTTACCCGTTTTTGGGGCTTTTATGGAAGGCGAAAACGTTTACACAAAACAGTTGCCCAAAGCAGGTGTTTTGGTTATGGGAAATGAAGCCAACGGTATTTCGAAAGCCATTGAAGCTGTGATAACCGAGAAAATTTCAATACCTAGATTTGGCAATTTACAAGCTACCGAAAGTTTAAATGTAGCCACCGCAACCGCTATTTTGTTGAGCGAATTTCGACGAGGTTAA
- a CDS encoding porin family protein, which yields MKHLFLLLALLLATQTTYAQLFKKEKVTYDANQGRGSTDNNLLRWGYFLGINNYDFNFDYNEDLRDIYVKRSPGFSVGLIGNLRINKFIDLRLEPGLLITTRELYYSQTYFEGVPDLNNSDLIREVKSTYIHIPLLVKFSTKRINNFKPFIVGGFSTALNLSSNETNPNDNSNGQFRTKKNMLFYELGFGIDLYLYNFKFTPSIRGLFAINDELVRDADPNSPWTSNVASMKTRGVFINFTFQ from the coding sequence ATGAAGCACCTTTTTCTGTTATTAGCATTACTTTTAGCCACTCAAACCACTTACGCACAGTTATTTAAAAAAGAAAAAGTGACTTATGATGCCAATCAAGGAAGAGGCTCTACCGATAACAACCTATTGCGTTGGGGTTATTTTTTAGGTATCAACAATTACGATTTCAACTTTGACTACAACGAAGATTTACGTGATATTTATGTAAAAAGAAGTCCTGGTTTTAGTGTGGGCTTAATAGGAAATTTACGTATTAATAAGTTTATCGATTTGCGTTTAGAACCCGGTTTATTAATTACAACCCGAGAGTTATATTACAGTCAGACCTATTTTGAAGGTGTTCCAGATTTGAATAACTCCGATTTAATTAGGGAAGTAAAATCTACTTATATACATATCCCGTTATTGGTAAAATTTTCAACAAAACGCATTAATAACTTTAAGCCATTTATTGTTGGTGGGTTTTCAACAGCTTTAAATCTTTCGAGCAACGAAACCAATCCAAACGATAATAGCAATGGACAATTTAGAACCAAGAAAAACATGCTGTTCTACGAACTTGGTTTTGGCATCGATTTGTATTTGTACAATTTTAAATTCACCCCATCTATTCGTGGGCTTTTTGCCATTAATGACGAGCTTGTTAGAGATGCCGATCCCAATAGCCCATGGACCAGCAATGTTGCAAGCATGAAAACGCGCGGGGTTTTTATTAATTTTACATTTCAGTAA
- the ubiE gene encoding bifunctional demethylmenaquinone methyltransferase/2-methoxy-6-polyprenyl-1,4-benzoquinol methylase UbiE encodes MSKIKPYKNSALGKKEQVTKMFDTISGDYDGLNRVISFGIDIKWRKKVVKLVKEKQPETILDIATGTGDLAINLAETNASKIVGLDISSGMLDIGKEKIKKKGLEQKIEMVLGDSENMPFKDNTFDAITVAFGVRNFETLENGLKDILRVLKPNGIFVILETSVPAKTPYKQGYNFYTKNILPLIGRLFSKDRSAYKYLSESASVFPYGEALNNILREIGFINVEDFPQTFGVATIYTASKH; translated from the coding sequence TTGTCGAAAATAAAGCCATACAAAAACAGCGCATTAGGAAAAAAGGAACAAGTTACCAAAATGTTTGATACCATTTCTGGTGATTACGATGGGTTAAATCGTGTTATTTCTTTTGGAATTGATATTAAATGGCGTAAAAAAGTGGTTAAATTGGTAAAAGAAAAACAGCCAGAAACCATTTTAGATATTGCCACTGGAACCGGCGATTTAGCCATTAATCTTGCCGAAACAAATGCCTCTAAAATTGTGGGCTTAGACATTAGTAGTGGCATGCTGGATATTGGCAAGGAAAAAATTAAAAAGAAAGGCTTAGAGCAAAAAATAGAAATGGTTTTGGGCGATTCTGAAAACATGCCATTTAAAGATAACACCTTTGATGCCATCACCGTTGCCTTTGGCGTACGTAATTTTGAAACCTTGGAAAATGGCTTAAAAGACATTCTTCGCGTATTAAAACCCAATGGTATTTTTGTGATTTTAGAAACCTCGGTACCCGCCAAAACACCGTACAAACAAGGCTATAATTTCTACACAAAAAATATTTTACCACTTATTGGCAGACTGTTTTCTAAAGACAGAAGCGCCTATAAATACTTGAGCGAATCGGCATCGGTTTTTCCCTATGGCGAAGCTTTAAACAATATTTTACGGGAAATTGGGTTTATAAATGTTGAAGATTTCCCGCAAACCTTTGGGGTAGCGACAATCTATACAGCATCAAAACATTAA